The DNA window GAAAGCCCGCGGAAAAGAACTGTTCCTCTCGGGATGCTCCAGGAGCACACGGCACATTGAATCGAGGTCAGTGAATGTACGGCCATCGGGTAACTGCCCCGACGCATCGACCGGTCTCGGGCCGTTGTCGCGGGCCAGCAGCAACTTGCCGTGATGATCAAACTGCTCCCAGACAAAGCCCAATGGATCGATCTTCTGGTGGCAAACGGCACAGGTCCGCTCGACGTGAATTTGCAGCTTTTCACGCACCGACTTCTTGCGAAAGTTTTGATTGACATTCAACGCTTGCAGCGTGGAAACGTTGGCGGGCGGCGTGCCCACCTCGACGCCTAATAGTCGGGTGAGCAGATAGGCGCCGCGGTAAATCTGCGATTCCTTCTCCTCACGCGAGGCCACGAGGATCGGGCCCGACATGCTTAAAAGGCCGTGCCGTCGAGTAGCAGGCAATTCAACGACGCGCTGCCAGCCATCGGTGATCGGCGCATTGACCCCGTAGAACTCGGCAAGCGTCTTGTTGAGCATTAGTGAGTCCGGCGCAATCAAGTGGCTCACATGGCGATTGCGGCGTATGGCATCCAACAGAAAGCGCCCCGGCTCGTCCATGAAGGCCTGCTGCAGGGCAAGGTTCCGCGGATATGCGCTGGCATCAACCTGTGACGACTGCGCCCACTGACCCTCGATGCCTGCGATGTCGTCCACCCCCAACCACTGCCGACAGAATTCTTCGGCAAACCAAGTAAAACGGTGATCAGCCATCATGCGGGCGATCTCGCCTTGCAGCGTACTGGGTTCGGACAGCTTGCCGGAAGCGGCTAAGGCTCGCAGCCTTTCGTCAGGCACGCTGCCCCAGAGCGTGATCGCCAGACGCCGGCTGAAATCAATCATCCGCTGCTGCTTTTCGCCGCGCCGATCGGGCAAGTACAGACAATCCGGGGCGACCAGAATCCCGGCCAGCGCCTGCCGCAGGGCGGCCGGTTTGCCAAGCGATTCGGCTTCCGCGGCATACAGGTCCAAGTACGGCTTCAACTCTTCATCCCGGACCGGTCGCCCCCAGGCCCGCTCCGCGAGGACCCGTATCTGCTCAGGGCGACCGTCGCCAATCACGCGACGCGCTCGGCTGTGCTCGTCCGGTTCGCGGTGGTTGACGGTCAGCGAGATCCGCTCAACCACCACCCGGGGCCCGTCCTCGATGTCGTTCGGGTAATAGCACCAGCCGGCGGTCCCTTTTGGCGGTCGAGCGGACTCGGGCCTCCATCTTCCTTCAGCCCCCAGCCGCTTTCGCTCGCCACTTGGAGTGAACAGGGGAACCCGCGCCGGCACCGCTAGGTTGCGCAACATCAGCCACAGACCAGGATGCGGGCTTTTGTGAATCGAGCCGAAGTCGATCGAAGTGAGTTCCAGCGGAATCTCGACCGTCAGATCCGTCGCCTCCCGCGGCACGGTCAGCCGGGCCAGTGGCCAGATCTTGTGGTAGGGCAACTGCCCTCCGCTTCCCTCGAGCTTCAAGTTGTTGTTGATGCGGCAGAAGCCGTCGAGCCAGAGCGTCGGCAGCGCGGTTTCTCCCGCAGGCAGCTCGGCCCGGGCACGGATGACCAAGCGCACGGTACCTTCGCTAATGGGCTGCGGATAACGCAGGATGATATGGTCGAAGCCGTTCAGACCCGGACGAGTGCGGTAGACCGGGTTGAGCACCATCCCGTTGCCGTCCTCGTGCGGCCAGCAGCCGGCGTGGACTTCCAGCAAGGCTTCGGGATTGTCCGGCTTCTCGCCATGTGCCGGGAAACGCAGTGCGGGTGGCCGGTCTACTCCTCCAGCTTGCCGATAAAATTTGTCGGCCTGTAAGGGATTGCCGGCGATCGCCTGAGGTTCGATCGTCCAGCTGATGGGCTCGGGACGGTCGGGGTCGGGGAGCACCAGCTTGAGCATCCGCTCGGCCAGGTCCAGCGAACGGTTCACGTGCTCCTCCTGCATCAACAACCGGTCACCACGGTTGATGAAATGTTCGCTCCGCGGATCCTGCGCCAGGAACCGCAGAAAGTCGGGACGATGATTCGCATAGTTCAGATCCAGGACATCCGTCCATACCCGCACCTGCTCGCGCGATGTGAGCCGCCGCAATCCGTTGCCCCCGCCGCCGTCGCGCCGGGCAAGCGCTTCAGCGATTGCCGTCTGCTCGCGAATCCAGTCGAGCACCGGAATCATTTCCTCACTGCTGGGCGCCGGCTCGTCCTTCGGTGGCATCTGCCCGGAGGCGACCATCACCCAGACCCGCTCCCAAGTCTTGCGCGTTGCGGCGTCCATGAGGTCCGGCGCTTTGCCGTCAAAACGCAGCTCAGCTTCCTGCCTTTTGTCGCCGTGACAGTGAGTGCAATAGCGCTGCAAGAACGGGGCAACGTGCCGCGCGAAATCCGTGGGGCGATTGATTTCCTCGGCCCATAAGGGCAAAGCCGATGCGAACAACGCGGAACAGAACAGCAGGCAGTACAGTATCTTGGATATCATTGGTGACGGCTATTTCTTTGCTGGCTCAGCGGAAACTAGGGACGGATTCGCCAGCGCGGCGAGCATCACTCCGAGTCGCAGCGCAAGGGGAATCATCATTGTCTTGGTCATTGGAAAGTCGGTCTTTGGATTTGTTTCGTAATTCGTGCTTCCTCGTCACCCGGTAATCTCTTCCACCGGCTTTCCGCCCGGCGCGGCGGCGCGGACGGGGCGGTTGCCGGCGTGCAGTTCGAGGTTGGGGTCGATGCCCAGGAGTTTCAGAACCGTGGCCATGAAGTCCGGGCCGGAGACTGGGCGGTCGGTGACTTCCGCCGCGTGCTCGTCGGTCTTGCCGACGACCGCGCCGCCCGGCACGCCGCCACCGAAGAAGACGGTGGACCAGGCTTTGTCGTAGTGGTTCCGAGCGCCGCTGGCGTGGTGCGTCTTGGGCGTGCGACCGAACTCGCCCATCCAGACGATCAGCGTATCGTCGAGCAACCCACGGTCCTTCAGGTCGGTGATCAAAGCGTGCATCGCCTGGTCGCTGGTCGGCAAACATTCGTTGCGGACCATGTCGGCGCGGCGCTGCTCGTGCGTATCCCAGTCCCCCAAATAGACCTCGATGAACGGCACACCCGCTTCCACCAGTCGCCGCGCAAGCAGGCAGCCTTGGCCGAAATAATGCTTGCCGTAGCGGTCATGTGCTTCGGCGGGCTCCTGGTTCAGGTCGAACACTTTGCCCTTGGGCGATCGCATCAGCTCGACCGTGCCCTGATAGGCAGAACGCTGCGCAGCCACGGCGGGGATCGGTGTCGCGCGTTGGAAGCCAGCCGCCAAGGTCAAGCGGGCAACGAATTCTGAGTCATCGACCGGGGGCACGGAATTCTCCAGCCCCTTCGTCAGGTCTCGCAGGATGAGTCCGCTGTGACGTGGCCCCAAGTAGCCGCCTCCGGCGATGTACGGAAATCCGCCTCCTTCCATCGTCTTGCCGGTGACAATGAAATTCGGCAGCCCGGTTCCTTGGGGCCGCAGCGACGAGACGATCGAACCGAACGACGGGTAGCTCAATCCCGCAAAATTCGGCCGGTAGCTGGTGTGCATGTAGATGCGAGCTCGCCGATGCTCGGCGGCTTCGGTAGTGCTCATGCCGCGAATCACGCAGGCGTGCTGCATGAGCTGCGAAACTTTGGCGTAGCCCTCGGCAATTTGCAGCCCGGGCACCGAGGTCGCGATCGTCTTAAACGTGCCGCGATATTCGGCCGGCGCGTCGGGCTTGGGATCGAACGTGTCGGTCTGCGACGGCCCGCCGTCCATCCAGAGCAGGATGCAAGACTTGTGCTTCTTCGCCGGCGTTTCCGCCGCGTGTGCCGCCAGGGAGCCGAGCCAGCCGGAACAGGAGACAGCCGACACACCCGCTGCGGCAAGACGCAGAGTTTCACGACGTGTTAGCGGTTGACGGGGATGCATGGCAACGAATCCTTGAGTGTGATGTACGGTCTCTACGGAATCACGGCGAATTCCGGCGAATTGACGAGCGCCCACCAGACCGCCTGGTAGGCATCCATCGTGCCGTTTCTTTCGATGACGAACGGCCGGACGGTTTGGAGCTCGTCTTCCGTGGGACGACGGCTGAGTACGGCCACGTACAGCCGAGTAACGATCTCGTCCGGCTCTCCTTTCTCGCGCACGACCTGCTCGATCAACCGGTTCGGCTTGTGCATCGCCGCGTCGTTCAGCAGCGTCAGCACTTGAGGAATGCCTTGCGTGTAGTCGCTCGGTGCGCCGTCCATTTCGTCGGTGTCGAACAGCTTCAAGAAACCGCTGCGGCCCCCCAATGTCGTCCCTGAGGCTCCGCTGATCGCCCCCTTGTCGGGATCGCCGCCAGAGGACAGCACCAGGCACTCCCAAAACGCTTCCGGCGCGACGACTTTACAGGTCGCGTGGCTGTACAAGGCCTTGTCGGGTTCGTTCTCGGCGAGCGCAACATGCGACCGCTGGTACGCGCGGCTGAGCAGCATGCCGCGGAGCAGGTGCTTGATGTCGAACTTCGAGGCCGCCAGCTCACCCGCCAGCGAGTCAAGCAATTCCGGATGCGTCGGCGGGTTTTCCGGGTCGAGCGAATCGACGGGCTCGACCAACCCGCGGCCGAAGACCTGATGCCACAGGCGATTGACCGTGGCTCGCGCAAACTGGGCATTCTTCGGCGACGTGAGCCACTGGGCCAGCAGCTGACGCGTCGGCGACTTCGGGTCGAGTTGCGCGGTTTCGCCGCCTAGATACTTCGCGGCGACAACCCCGCCGGCTGCCGGCCCTGCATCAACGGGAATCACGACCGCGCCGCCGTCCTTTCGCTCCAGCGGTTCCAGCCCGAACCGCGTCTTCCGCGGTCCTTCTACCGTGTCGTAGATGCCCTTGCGATTCTCGCCCTTCTTGGGATTGTGCTCCACTTTCGCCGTGCGGCTGAAAAACGCGGCCAGTCCCCAGAACTCGTCTTGCGTCCACGAGGCGAACGGATGGTCGTGGCACTCGGCACATTGAAGCTGAATGCCAAGAAAGCGCCGCGAGACCGAAGCCGCCAGCTTGCCGGCCCGCGGCTGCCCGTCGTCCATGCACTGCCGGATGAACGCGATGGGCGGGTCTTCTCCTTCGGCCGCGATCATCGCGCGGACCAGTTCATCCCAGGGCCGGTTCTTGTTGAACTCCTCCGCCAACCATTTGTAGAAGTTGCCGGTGTATTGGCCCTTGAGATCCTCCCCAGCGCCAATTGGCACGGCCACACGATCGCGCCACAGCCGCGCCCAGTATTGACCGTACTCTGGCCGGGCAAGCAACTCGTCGATCAGATTCGCACGTTTGTCCGGCGATGCGTTTCCCAGAAACGCCATCGCTTCGGCCCGCGTCGGAATCCGCCCGATCAGATCGAGCCACACGCGGCGCTGAAATTCGCCGTCATCCGCCTGCGGCGACGCGGGGATCGCCGCTTCGGCCAAGCGCCGGTCGATCGCGTCGTCGATCAGCTTCGCGATCTCTTCGGCTGTCCGCGGCTTATCAGAGGCGACCAGCTCACTCGACCGCTGCACCGCCTTGGCCCCCTCGGCGATCCAGCGGCGGATAACTTCTTTGTGCTCGGCTGAGACCTTGATCGGATTCTTCGGCATCTCATCCGCCGCGATCTTCTTCCACAAGAGGCTCGCGTCCGGATCGCCCGGCGCCACGGCCTTGCCGCTTTCGCCGCCGGTCATGGCGGCTGTGATCGAACGCAAGTCCAGCTCGGCCTTGCGATGCAACCCGCCGTGACACTGCAGGCAATGCGAATTGAGAATCGGCAGCACATCACGCTCGAAGGTCACCGGCTCGGCGGCGCTGGCCGCGCTGAGCAACCCGAGCAGCAGCGCCGTCTTCAAAGAAATCCGAAATCCAAACGTCGAAGTCCGAAACAAATCCAGAATTCGAAATGCAAATGTTGGAAATGGCCGCGTGCTGGGTGTTTTCGTTTGGGGCATTGAAATTTCGATCCTTTGAATTTGTTTCGTGCTGCGGATTTCGGATCTCTTGCTTGACAGCACTTCATGGCCGCGCCAGCAAGGGATTTCCTCACTGACGCGGCGGGCTCCGGTTCGTCGGTTAACCAAGCAGCTCTTCCAGCGGGCCGTGCTGGTTGAAATCTTTCAGGCCCGGATCGGCCATGCCGAAGCTGTCGCGCGACGAGCCGGCCAGGTGCAATAGCGTCACGTACATGTTGGCGATCGTGCGGTGGCCAGGCTGGCCGTAGCCGGGATAGTCAACGTAGCGGCCCGTCTTGAGCTGGCCGCCGATGTTGCCGATCACCACCATCGGCCATTCCCAGCAGCGGCTGTGATGCGCTTCGGCGCCGTCGCTGAGGTAGACGATGACCGTGTTGTCGAGCATCGTGCCGTCCCCTTCTTTCACCGCGTCGAGCTTCTTGCACAGCCCGGCGATCAGGTCGAAGTGGTAGCGGCGGATGTAGTCGTACGTTTGCAGGTAGTCCATGTTGTTCTGGCCGCCGCCGTGGCCCGTATGGTGCTTGCCCTGCTTCAGCCCCAGGCCCGTGAAGCAGATGTCGAAATCCTGTTCGCCCGCGGCCGAGGAAATCGTCAGCACATTGGTCAACCCGCAGATCAGCGTCGCCGCGGCGATGTCGAACTGGGCGTCGAGCCGGTCGGTTTCGACGGCGCTGGTGTACTTGTCCGAGGGGACCGGGCCTTTCTCGCGCAGCGTGTACTGGATTTCATTCAGCCGGCTCTGACGGTCGCGGAGTGACTCGAACGTTTCCAGGTACGCGCCGAACTGTTCGCGTTCCGGCCCGGCCAGGCTGGCTTCGGCCGCCTTGATATCGTCCTTGAGAAAGTCGAGCACGTTGTTCTTGGCGACGAACTCTTGCCGGGCCGACCCTTCCGCCACGCTGCCGAACAAGGTGTTGTAGGCTTGCTGCGGTTGGCAGACGATCGGCATCTTCTTGCCCTTGCCCCAAGCGGAAATGCTGTAGACGACGTTGTTCTCCATGCGCTTCGAGATGCCCAGGCCGACGTGCGGGAAGATGCCCGGCAGTGTCCTGGCCAGCGCGGCGTCGATCGTTTCATGAACTTCCGCCGTACCCTTGCGACCGCCGGGGACCGCGCCGAGCGCCCCGAAATCGTTAGAGTGCCCGCCGCCGCAGATCTGGCCCGACAGGCCGTTGACGATCGTCAGTTTGTTCTTCCACTCGCTGACCGGCTGCAGCGAGAAAGCCAGGTCCTTATCGGCTAGCGGGACATCGATGAACTCAGCCGGGCCGTTGAGTGCGCTTTGCGGACGCTCCTTGCGCTCGATGCCCGCGGGCGGCATCTGTTGGGGCTTCACGCCGTTGCTCTCGACGACGAACACAAACCGCTTGGCCGAGATCGGCTGTCCGGCGGCGTGGGCCTTTAATTGCGTCAAGATCGGGTGCAGGAATGTGGCGCCCGCGGACAGGCCGAGAGTTTTCAGGGCATCGCGGCGATTAAAAAACATGGCCAAATCTCCATCTAAAGGGTTGGGATCGTGGAATTCGATATCTGTGAAATCAAAAGGGATTTAGGAATTAGCCTTCTTCGATGCGGCTTTGGGCACCGCGTTCGGTTCCGGGGAAGCAGGGACCCGGTACAAAAACGATTCGCTGGTCAGCAGCGCGGAGAGGAGCTCCTTCATACTGCCGCCGCTCTCCTGATATGCCTTATGCGCCGCTTGCAGACTGGCCGCATCGCCGGGCGATTCGTTACGCCCCAGCCAGTAACGAAACGCATGGCGGACAAACACCTGCTCGACGCGCTCGGAAGCGGCCAGCTTGTGCATCAATTCCACCGCGCCGTCGACCGGACCTTCCAGGCTGGCATCGCCAACGTGCGCGACGAGCCCTGACCTGTTCAACGGGACGTCTTGCATGACCCGCTTGGTCTGATTGCGCCGCGGACCTTCGAGCTTCGCCGTCGCCTCGATATCAACCACCGAATCCATCGCGCGGTATCGGCCGAAGTGGTCGAATTGCTCGAAGGGGTAGGCCAAATCGTTCATGAGTTGGTGACACTTCCAGCAGTAAGCCTGCTCGGTGACCGCCATCCGCTCGCGAAGAGTCTTTTCAGGCGTGTTGGGAAGCTGAGCATCCACGGTGATCGGCACGTCGGGCACGACGTTCCCCAGCAGCCGCTCGCGAATCCATTTGCCGCGGTGGATCGCGTGGTTGTCGAACGTCGTCGAGTTGGCCACCAGCCACGAGGGCTGCGTGAGGATGCCGGCCCGCTGGTCTTTCGGCAGTTCGACCGGTTGCTGCTCGGGAAAATCGGACAGGCCGTACGCCTCGCACACCATCTTCACGGGCGGGTTGAACTCTCGGTTCTTGTACTTCTCGGGGTTTGCCTTCTTTTCTGCGTCGAATTTCTTGCGGGCCTCGACCAGCTTCTTCTGCCAGTCAGCCGCCGTCCTGTACGCCACGAAGGTCTTGTTCGTGGTGAGCAGCTCACGCAGTACGTCGCGGTCCTGCTCCAGGATGTACTCGATCAACCGGTCGGTATCGGCAATCAGCGAGCCGGGATCGTGCCCGGGAAAGTCGATCGTCCCCCCGCCGGAATTGGCTTCCTTGAAGACATAGCTGGCCTTGTCGTAGCCAAAGTATTCGCGGAAGAATCGCAGGATGCGGGGCTTGTCGGTCTTGGCGTCGTCGAGCAGCCGCCGCACTTGCTGTGTGACCCCCTCGTCGGTACCGAGCCCGCCGGTGGCCGCGGCCGCCAGAAGCTGCGAGTCCGGCCCTTTGTCGGTCAGGGCGTAGCCGATCGCGAAGGCAATCTCGCGCGGAGCCAGCCGCACGCGCCCCTTCTCATCGGGCTGGCCGCTGCCGACCTCCATCCGGAACACGGCCTCGGTCAGCATCAGCACCGTCGCCAGAGCATAGCGGGAGCCGACCACTTGCCCCGCCTCGGCCATGTTCCTTTTGAGCAACGCCACGAACTTTTCCAGTTCGCGGTCGGTCGGCGGGCGTTTGAGAATCTGTTTGAATTGGAAAGTAATCGCCGCTTCGAGTTGCGCGTCGGTCGGCGCGACCTGCGGATCGAACAGCGGCTGGAGTTCCCGGGCGCCGTTCCATTTGACGATCTTGCCATTCTCGACCGTATGCACCGTCTGCCCCTCGACGATGATCAGGGCATTCCGAAACAGCGTGGCGGTGACCGGTTCGTCGATCGTCGGATCTCCCATGTCCTTGAACGTCGTGCCGCCCAGCGGTGAGAACGGCTGATTGGTACCGGGCCGCTTGGCGGCGTCCTTAAGAAACGTCTCATAGATTTCCGGGCTGACGCGACGGACGCGGCTCTCGCCGTCGAACGGCGGAATGTTTTTCGGATCAAACAGCACGGAGTGCGGTGTGATGTTGCCGTTTTCGTACGCAGCGCGGCGAGTGAAATTCCGGTTGGCGCGCTTCGACTCGGCGTGCGCCCAATCGATGGTCGCCGCCAAGCCCGCCGCATCCGGCCGCGGCTTCTCCTCCGGCGGCATCTCACCTTTGGTGAGCTTCTCGACGAGCGTTGCCCACCGCGCCCCGCTGGTGCTGGACTTCATGTCGGGGTCGAGCGTCGTCAGGTCCAATTCTCCCTCGGGCTCTTTCGCGCCGTGGCACCCGACGCAGTGTTTGGTGAGAAACGGCTTGACCGACCGTTCGAACTCCGCCCGACTCTCGTCAGCGTTGGTGAACTTCAACTCGGCCGCCGATGCCAAGCTGAAGGGAAGGGAGAGCAGAAACAAGCATCCCGAACTCCGAAACACAAAACCCAAAAGTTGAAACAAATCCGAAATGCGAGTTACAAATGCTCGAAACGCACTTGCGCCAGATGGCTTCGTCTTGGTCACTGGAATATCCTTCATTGGAATCTGTTTCGGATTTCGATATGCGGGTTCCGGATTTACCGCCGGCTGTTCCTCGCCTGCGGCTGCGGGTCAAACGAGGATGTCGCGGATCACCTCGCCGTGCACGTCGGTCAGTCGAAAGTCTCGGCCGCCGTAGCGGTAGGTGAGGCGTTCGTGGTCGAGGCCCATCAAGTGCAGCATGGTGGCGTGCAGGTCGTGTGGGTGAACTCGCTTTTCCACCGCCTTGAAACCGAATTCGTCGGTCGCTCCGTAGGCCAAGCCACCGCGCACACCCCCACCGGCAAGCCACACGGAAAAACCCCAGTGATTGTGATCGCGTCCATCGTTGCCTTGCGACGCCGGCGTGCGGCCGAATTCGCCGCCCCACAGAACCAGCGTTTCTTCCAGCAGTCCGCGCTGTTTCAGATCGGTCAGCAGGCCAGCGATCGAACGATCGGACGCGGCCGCCAATTGCTTGTGCTGGCCATCGTTGTTGCCGTGCGTGTCCCACGGTTGCCCCGCGCCCGAATAAATCTGCACGACCCGGACACCCCGTTCGACCAACCGCCGGGCCAGCAGGCAGCTTGCGCCGAAACCGTTCATCTTCCCATCCGTGCCGTGATAGAGTTTTTGCACGGACTCGGGTTCCGTCCGCCACGCGAACGCTTCCGGTGCGGCAGCTTGCATCCGGAACGCGAGTTCAAACGAAGCGATGCGGGCGTCGAGCGGATCTTCTTTTGCGCGTGTGGCGTGATGCCGAGCGTTCAGTTGCTGGATGAAGTCGAGCTGCCGTCGTTGCGAACTGGCCGAGAGCTGACCGTTTTCCAAATGCGGCAGCACTTGCTGTGGACGAAAGTCGACCGGCAAGTTCAAGTGGCAACCTTGATATACGCCAGGCAAAAACCGATTGCTCCAATTCGCCGCGCCGTTTACAGGCAGACCGGGGCTGAGCACCACGTAGCCGGGGAGGCTTTCATTCTCCGTGCCCAAGCCATACAGCAGCCACGAACCATATGACGGGCGAATCGCCTGCACGTGGCCGCTGTTCATCATGAACATGGACGGTTCGTGGTTGGGGATGTCGGTGTACATTGAGCGGATGACGCAGAGATCGTCGGCGAAGCGGCCGGTTTCGGCGTACAGTTCACTGATCTCCAAACCGGAGTCGCCCCGTTTCGGAAACTTGAAGGGCGACGGCCGCAACCCGCCGGTGCCGTTTTCCGTTTTCAATTCGGCGGTGCTCGCCGGTCGCTGGCCCGCGTGAGTCGCCAGCGCGGGTTTGGGATCGAACGTGTCCACCTGCGACGGGCCGCCGTTCATGTAGAGGTGAATGATGTGTTTCGCTCGCGGCCGAAAATGCGGCGGCTTGAGCGACAGCGGATTGGCCGCCACTGCTTCACGATCACCGCACAGACCGGCGAGTCCGAGGATGCCAAGGCCCGTTCCCATGCGCTGCAATGCTTCGCGTCGCGTGAAAATCATTGGGATCTCCATTTAGGGTTTGACGAGCGGCGGCGCCGCGCCGGAAACCACATGAAAATTGTCATTCGATCCACGTAAACTCATTCGCCGCCAATAAGGCGTGGGCCAATTGTTGCCAAGCCTT is part of the Lignipirellula cremea genome and encodes:
- a CDS encoding DUF1592 domain-containing protein, with amino-acid sequence MISKILYCLLFCSALFASALPLWAEEINRPTDFARHVAPFLQRYCTHCHGDKRQEAELRFDGKAPDLMDAATRKTWERVWVMVASGQMPPKDEPAPSSEEMIPVLDWIREQTAIAEALARRDGGGGNGLRRLTSREQVRVWTDVLDLNYANHRPDFLRFLAQDPRSEHFINRGDRLLMQEEHVNRSLDLAERMLKLVLPDPDRPEPISWTIEPQAIAGNPLQADKFYRQAGGVDRPPALRFPAHGEKPDNPEALLEVHAGCWPHEDGNGMVLNPVYRTRPGLNGFDHIILRYPQPISEGTVRLVIRARAELPAGETALPTLWLDGFCRINNNLKLEGSGGQLPYHKIWPLARLTVPREATDLTVEIPLELTSIDFGSIHKSPHPGLWLMLRNLAVPARVPLFTPSGERKRLGAEGRWRPESARPPKGTAGWCYYPNDIEDGPRVVVERISLTVNHREPDEHSRARRVIGDGRPEQIRVLAERAWGRPVRDEELKPYLDLYAAEAESLGKPAALRQALAGILVAPDCLYLPDRRGEKQQRMIDFSRRLAITLWGSVPDERLRALAASGKLSEPSTLQGEIARMMADHRFTWFAEEFCRQWLGVDDIAGIEGQWAQSSQVDASAYPRNLALQQAFMDEPGRFLLDAIRRNRHVSHLIAPDSLMLNKTLAEFYGVNAPITDGWQRVVELPATRRHGLLSMSGPILVASREEKESQIYRGAYLLTRLLGVEVGTPPANVSTLQALNVNQNFRKKSVREKLQIHVERTCAVCHQKIDPLGFVWEQFDHHGKLLLARDNGPRPVDASGQLPDGRTFTDLDSMCRVLLEHPERNSSFPRAFVRALASYAWGRELTLLDSERIDHLLGDGNPRLADLLTAILADEFQHQGD
- a CDS encoding DUF1501 domain-containing protein codes for the protein MHPRQPLTRRETLRLAAAGVSAVSCSGWLGSLAAHAAETPAKKHKSCILLWMDGGPSQTDTFDPKPDAPAEYRGTFKTIATSVPGLQIAEGYAKVSQLMQHACVIRGMSTTEAAEHRRARIYMHTSYRPNFAGLSYPSFGSIVSSLRPQGTGLPNFIVTGKTMEGGGFPYIAGGGYLGPRHSGLILRDLTKGLENSVPPVDDSEFVARLTLAAGFQRATPIPAVAAQRSAYQGTVELMRSPKGKVFDLNQEPAEAHDRYGKHYFGQGCLLARRLVEAGVPFIEVYLGDWDTHEQRRADMVRNECLPTSDQAMHALITDLKDRGLLDDTLIVWMGEFGRTPKTHHASGARNHYDKAWSTVFFGGGVPGGAVVGKTDEHAAEVTDRPVSGPDFMATVLKLLGIDPNLELHAGNRPVRAAAPGGKPVEEITG
- a CDS encoding PSD1 and planctomycete cytochrome C domain-containing protein, with protein sequence MKTALLLGLLSAASAAEPVTFERDVLPILNSHCLQCHGGLHRKAELDLRSITAAMTGGESGKAVAPGDPDASLLWKKIAADEMPKNPIKVSAEHKEVIRRWIAEGAKAVQRSSELVASDKPRTAEEIAKLIDDAIDRRLAEAAIPASPQADDGEFQRRVWLDLIGRIPTRAEAMAFLGNASPDKRANLIDELLARPEYGQYWARLWRDRVAVPIGAGEDLKGQYTGNFYKWLAEEFNKNRPWDELVRAMIAAEGEDPPIAFIRQCMDDGQPRAGKLAASVSRRFLGIQLQCAECHDHPFASWTQDEFWGLAAFFSRTAKVEHNPKKGENRKGIYDTVEGPRKTRFGLEPLERKDGGAVVIPVDAGPAAGGVVAAKYLGGETAQLDPKSPTRQLLAQWLTSPKNAQFARATVNRLWHQVFGRGLVEPVDSLDPENPPTHPELLDSLAGELAASKFDIKHLLRGMLLSRAYQRSHVALAENEPDKALYSHATCKVVAPEAFWECLVLSSGGDPDKGAISGASGTTLGGRSGFLKLFDTDEMDGAPSDYTQGIPQVLTLLNDAAMHKPNRLIEQVVREKGEPDEIVTRLYVAVLSRRPTEDELQTVRPFVIERNGTMDAYQAVWWALVNSPEFAVIP
- a CDS encoding DUF1552 domain-containing protein encodes the protein MFFNRRDALKTLGLSAGATFLHPILTQLKAHAAGQPISAKRFVFVVESNGVKPQQMPPAGIERKERPQSALNGPAEFIDVPLADKDLAFSLQPVSEWKNKLTIVNGLSGQICGGGHSNDFGALGAVPGGRKGTAEVHETIDAALARTLPGIFPHVGLGISKRMENNVVYSISAWGKGKKMPIVCQPQQAYNTLFGSVAEGSARQEFVAKNNVLDFLKDDIKAAEASLAGPEREQFGAYLETFESLRDRQSRLNEIQYTLREKGPVPSDKYTSAVETDRLDAQFDIAAATLICGLTNVLTISSAAGEQDFDICFTGLGLKQGKHHTGHGGGQNNMDYLQTYDYIRRYHFDLIAGLCKKLDAVKEGDGTMLDNTVIVYLSDGAEAHHSRCWEWPMVVIGNIGGQLKTGRYVDYPGYGQPGHRTIANMYVTLLHLAGSSRDSFGMADPGLKDFNQHGPLEELLG
- a CDS encoding DUF1588 domain-containing protein; protein product: MFLLSLPFSLASAAELKFTNADESRAEFERSVKPFLTKHCVGCHGAKEPEGELDLTTLDPDMKSSTSGARWATLVEKLTKGEMPPEEKPRPDAAGLAATIDWAHAESKRANRNFTRRAAYENGNITPHSVLFDPKNIPPFDGESRVRRVSPEIYETFLKDAAKRPGTNQPFSPLGGTTFKDMGDPTIDEPVTATLFRNALIIVEGQTVHTVENGKIVKWNGARELQPLFDPQVAPTDAQLEAAITFQFKQILKRPPTDRELEKFVALLKRNMAEAGQVVGSRYALATVLMLTEAVFRMEVGSGQPDEKGRVRLAPREIAFAIGYALTDKGPDSQLLAAAATGGLGTDEGVTQQVRRLLDDAKTDKPRILRFFREYFGYDKASYVFKEANSGGGTIDFPGHDPGSLIADTDRLIEYILEQDRDVLRELLTTNKTFVAYRTAADWQKKLVEARKKFDAEKKANPEKYKNREFNPPVKMVCEAYGLSDFPEQQPVELPKDQRAGILTQPSWLVANSTTFDNHAIHRGKWIRERLLGNVVPDVPITVDAQLPNTPEKTLRERMAVTEQAYCWKCHQLMNDLAYPFEQFDHFGRYRAMDSVVDIEATAKLEGPRRNQTKRVMQDVPLNRSGLVAHVGDASLEGPVDGAVELMHKLAASERVEQVFVRHAFRYWLGRNESPGDAASLQAAHKAYQESGGSMKELLSALLTSESFLYRVPASPEPNAVPKAASKKANS
- a CDS encoding DUF1501 domain-containing protein; amino-acid sequence: MEIPMIFTRREALQRMGTGLGILGLAGLCGDREAVAANPLSLKPPHFRPRAKHIIHLYMNGGPSQVDTFDPKPALATHAGQRPASTAELKTENGTGGLRPSPFKFPKRGDSGLEISELYAETGRFADDLCVIRSMYTDIPNHEPSMFMMNSGHVQAIRPSYGSWLLYGLGTENESLPGYVVLSPGLPVNGAANWSNRFLPGVYQGCHLNLPVDFRPQQVLPHLENGQLSASSQRRQLDFIQQLNARHHATRAKEDPLDARIASFELAFRMQAAAPEAFAWRTEPESVQKLYHGTDGKMNGFGASCLLARRLVERGVRVVQIYSGAGQPWDTHGNNDGQHKQLAAASDRSIAGLLTDLKQRGLLEETLVLWGGEFGRTPASQGNDGRDHNHWGFSVWLAGGGVRGGLAYGATDEFGFKAVEKRVHPHDLHATMLHLMGLDHERLTYRYGGRDFRLTDVHGEVIRDILV